AAGGCTCTGCGGCGAATACCGACACCTTAGTCACCATTGAAGTTGAATGGCTAAACCAAGATGGTACACCGTTACCACCGGGCTTGGCTGATTACGGATTCACCGGGCGTTTAGTTAAAGTCACCGACAGTGGCATGGAGCTAACCGAAGTTGGGCATTTTGATATTACTCCGGGTAAGCGTATTGAAAACGTACAAATCCCCACTGACCATGAATACAGTGAAACCTTCTACCTACAAATATCGGCTAAACCGCAACACGAGAATCCGACATTTGGTGATTTAGGTGCCAGTCCCGATGGGCCATTACAATATCGCCCTAAACACTATGTACCCTTTAAAGTGCCGGTTTATGATGAAGTGCTAGATGTCCCGTTCGCATCGTTCACACAATTACCTGCTCAAAAATCAGGCTGATTTATAAATCAATCAGCCTAAATTACCCTCAAACGCCTAACATAATTCGCAAATTTCTCAGTAAACCCACAAATAAACAAACCACATTGTTCGAAATTCAAACAAATTTAAAAACCCAAGCATGCCTATACCTCGTAAACTACGAACGGCATTTATTCAATTTGTAAAATTACTATTCCTCATTTTCTAACCTTACAACACAGCTAATCCGGAAAATAAAAGCCGCTTAGTACGCCATCCCAATCTGAAACCCAAACCGGTGGGCTTTTTTGATTGTGTGGTTTGTTAGAAAAAGCTTCTATCGGTGTTAGGCCGTTGAGTTGGCTATGTGGCCTGACATGGTTATACCAAGTTTGATAGCGCGAAAGCTCAGTTTGTAAGTCACAACAAGGCGCAAAATCAACCTGCCGCCACAATTGCTTAAACGAACCAAAACAACGCTCAATTCGGCCATTTTGCCAAGGGCTAGCGATATTGGTGGTTTGTGGCTTAATGCCTAGTATCCAAAACGCTTTTTTCAAAAACTTGGCATTAAAGCAAGCCTCGTTATCGGTGCGGATCGCTTTTGGTATGCCGAATTGCTTAAAGGTTTGAACTAATGCACGCAGTAACGTTAACGCACTTTTATTATTGAGATTTTGTAGCTTCAATAAAGCGCGCGAGCCATGGTCGATAATACCCAATACTAGGTGTTGTTGTTTGTTTAGCGTGACACACGTTAAATCCAACCCCCATGTATGGTTGACCGTAATAGGTTTGGGCTTTTTTCGTTTTATTGCTCTGCGTTTCACTGCCACAGCATATTGATTGGCTTTTAACTTTTCATAAACAAAGGTTTTACTGACCGTTTGGCCTTGATGTTGATAAAGCCGATTAAAGGTTAAAGCAATCGTGCCACAACCCACATTGGGCAAATGCGCTTTTAGGTAAATAATTTTATCAATCACCCATTGTGGCTTTTTCTGGTTTTTAGGTTGAGATTCAGGAGGTGTTGTTTTGATATTTTTGTGAGTCCGAAAATCCGCTTTTCGCTGAACAGCACGTATTTTATAAAACCAGACACCTTTAATTCGCCTGAATAATATATTCCAGATTAATGCTAAATAGTGCAGCCATCGTCCTTTGTTCATTTACTTCCTTAGTTATTACCCGCTTGAAATCCCCTTATGTTAAATTGTTTATTATGAAATAATCCAAACACGCTCATTAATGAGTTCACATAGGAATGGCGATTTGATCTCGCTATCTAACTTTTTACGGTCAATTACAGTTACACCTAAGGCTTAGATATTTGGAATGCTAAGGACTGTATGGGTTAGCTGCTGAGTTCCTGCTGCTGAATTCTATAAAACACAATCAATTGTCAATTGAGGAGATTATTAAGCTCGGCCTTCATATAAACTAAAATGAGTTAAGCTAATTTAAATTAGCTTAACTCATTTTAGTTTGTTTTTTTATTGTGTTAGTATTTTTACTAAATTTTCAATGCTCGGTGTCTAAATGAAGAAATTCTACAACAGACAGTCAGAATTAACGCAATTGACGAGTGTGTCAGCCAATATTGAATCAACAAATGGTCAGCTCAGTGTACTTGTTGGTAAACGCCGCGTAGGTAAAACAAGATTACTTAAAGAAGCTTTGTTTCGCGATAATCAGCAGCGCACTTTATACTTATTTATTAGTCGCAAAAGCGAAAGTATGTTGGTAAAAGAGTTTGCTGACCTGATTGTTACCGAACTTGGAGCAAAGTTTTTTAAACCTGACACCCTGCGAGATGTATTTGAGTATCTCTTGGATTATTCAACACAAAGACCGCTCACCGTGATTATTGATGAATTTCAAGACATCCAACGTGTTAATGACTCTCTGTTTTCTGATTTACAAAACCTATGGGGTTCATACAAGGCTGAATCCATGATGCACTTAGTGTGCTGCGGTAGTATGTACAACATGATGACTAAGATCTTTAAGGAAAAAGATGAGCCATTGATGAATCGAGATGACAGGTTTTTTCATATAAAACCGTTAAAGCCTTCAATAATCAAAGCCATTATGCAGGATGTTGGTGTGTTCTCAGCCGAGAGAATGCTTGAATGGTGGTGTTTGTCTGGAGGTATTCCTAAGTACTTAGAGTGGTTATCGTATTCTACGCAAAATGATTCTGTGTTTGATTATGTTATTTCGAGCTCTTCGCCATTTATGAAAGAGGGTTTACATCGATTAGTGGAAGATTTTGGCGCTGAGCATGCACATTACTTTGATATTCTCAATGCAATTGCTCGCGGTAAAACCTCGCGTTCAGACATTAAAAACTATGTGGATGCCGGAATTGACGTTCATTTGGAACGACTTGAAAAAAACTTTAATGTTGTAAGCAAATACAAACCAATATCATCTAAGGAAACGACAAGAGATACCCGTTTCTCGATTGAAGATCCGTTTCTTAATTTCTGGTTCACGTTTATTCATTCAAACGCTAGCGCGGTTGAAATGGATAATTTTGATTACATCAAAGCTCATATAAAACGCGACTTTTCAACTTTTTCTGGTTTGCAACTAGAAGGGCTATTTAAAGCGATCCTTGCTGAATCCAACCAGTTTAATCAGATTGGAAGTTATTGGAATAACAAGGGTAGAGACGAGATAGATATTGTCGCTATTAACAAGCTCGATAAGATAGTGTTAATCGCTGAAGTTAAGCGCAATCAAAGTAAATATGATGAAGCTAAATTGATTGGCAAAGCTCAGGGGCTGCTTGCCAAGATGAACTTGAGCGAACACAAAGTTAGCTATCGTGGTTTCTCACTTGATAACCTTGAACAGGTAATGGAAGAGTTTAAGCCAAGGTTTGATGGTAATTGATATTAACTCGATTGGAAAATCGGCTCTATATAAAGGCCGATGTATTAAAAGCCATCGGCCTAAATTAAAACAATTCTTCTAGCTAGTTTTTGCTACTTGCCTCAGCGACTTGTTCAAAGTGCATAAGCACTTCTTCTATTTCGTGTGCCATCTGCTTACGTGTTAACGGGCTGTCTTGTTCAGTTTTGGCCATTACAGTAACTGTGGCTGGGTGAACTAATAAATCTTTCGCATGATAGCAACTGGCGTTTTTCATGGCTGGTAATTTACCGTCAGCGTGATAGTCGGCTTCAATGGCATCTAAGTCGAGCGTTTGCATTAAGTCAGCAGCGGCTAACACTGCATTTATGTATTCTTTACATTCTGGATGACGAGGTAAAAATAAGCCTAAAACGATTTTGGCTTGTGCAACGAGTTTTTGTGATCCTAGAGCGATAGAATCAAATTTAGCGTCTTTTGATTGGCTTAAAACAGATTGAGCAATATTCTTATATTCCGCCCATTGGTCTTGTGGTTCATTTTTCGAACAGGCTGTCGTTAACAATACGCCCGTTGCTAAGGCTACTAGTGATTTTCGCATAATGTATTACCTATTGATTTTTTCTAAATGATAACGCTTATCATTTTCTCTATCAATAGTGCGATGGTAATAACTGCTCACTGTTACATATGTAAAAATTAGCGTTAGAAGGTT
This genomic window from Saccharobesus litoralis contains:
- a CDS encoding ATP-binding protein, with amino-acid sequence MKKFYNRQSELTQLTSVSANIESTNGQLSVLVGKRRVGKTRLLKEALFRDNQQRTLYLFISRKSESMLVKEFADLIVTELGAKFFKPDTLRDVFEYLLDYSTQRPLTVIIDEFQDIQRVNDSLFSDLQNLWGSYKAESMMHLVCCGSMYNMMTKIFKEKDEPLMNRDDRFFHIKPLKPSIIKAIMQDVGVFSAERMLEWWCLSGGIPKYLEWLSYSTQNDSVFDYVISSSSPFMKEGLHRLVEDFGAEHAHYFDILNAIARGKTSRSDIKNYVDAGIDVHLERLEKNFNVVSKYKPISSKETTRDTRFSIEDPFLNFWFTFIHSNASAVEMDNFDYIKAHIKRDFSTFSGLQLEGLFKAILAESNQFNQIGSYWNNKGRDEIDIVAINKLDKIVLIAEVKRNQSKYDEAKLIGKAQGLLAKMNLSEHKVSYRGFSLDNLEQVMEEFKPRFDGN
- a CDS encoding integrase core domain-containing protein, whose amino-acid sequence is MNKGRWLHYLALIWNILFRRIKGVWFYKIRAVQRKADFRTHKNIKTTPPESQPKNQKKPQWVIDKIIYLKAHLPNVGCGTIALTFNRLYQHQGQTVSKTFVYEKLKANQYAVAVKRRAIKRKKPKPITVNHTWGLDLTCVTLNKQQHLVLGIIDHGSRALLKLQNLNNKSALTLLRALVQTFKQFGIPKAIRTDNEACFNAKFLKKAFWILGIKPQTTNIASPWQNGRIERCFGSFKQLWRQVDFAPCCDLQTELSRYQTWYNHVRPHSQLNGLTPIEAFSNKPHNQKSPPVWVSDWDGVLSGFYFPD